The uncultured Hyphomonas sp. genome includes a window with the following:
- the pyrF gene encoding orotidine-5'-phosphate decarboxylase, giving the protein MSDFATRLIAGARRLGPLCVGIDPHPGKIPDLFGGDTPDGLAAWGEAVVAAAAGRVAVVKPQVGLFERHGPDGMRALQRVCQAAKEAGLLVIADAKRGDIGSTAKGYALAYLSPAAPFPSDAVTVNPYMGLDTLEPFLEQAEAHGKGVVVLARTSNPGSSDFQARDLEGAPLYARVVEALAPAIERLKGADGWSSLMLVAGATGPDEARHLRQLAPDALFLVPGYGAQGGGAADALAGFRRAGNRLEGGVVNASRSVTFPEGADSAASRTEWAAIIEAAIDEAQADLSKHAGRTSAIPA; this is encoded by the coding sequence ATGAGCGATTTTGCAACCCGTCTGATCGCCGGTGCCCGCCGGCTTGGCCCCTTGTGTGTCGGGATCGATCCGCATCCGGGCAAGATCCCTGACCTGTTCGGCGGCGACACACCGGATGGGCTGGCAGCCTGGGGTGAAGCTGTCGTTGCCGCGGCGGCGGGCCGCGTTGCTGTCGTGAAACCGCAGGTCGGACTGTTTGAGCGTCATGGGCCGGACGGCATGCGGGCGCTGCAGCGTGTCTGCCAGGCAGCGAAAGAGGCCGGACTTCTGGTCATCGCAGACGCGAAGCGTGGCGATATCGGTTCCACGGCCAAAGGATATGCACTCGCCTATCTTTCCCCGGCTGCGCCGTTCCCGTCAGATGCGGTGACCGTGAACCCCTATATGGGCCTCGATACGCTGGAACCGTTTCTTGAGCAGGCGGAGGCGCACGGGAAAGGCGTTGTCGTCCTGGCGCGCACGTCTAATCCCGGATCGTCAGATTTCCAGGCCCGCGACCTGGAAGGCGCCCCGCTTTATGCCCGTGTGGTCGAAGCGCTCGCGCCGGCAATCGAGCGGCTGAAGGGGGCAGATGGCTGGTCCAGTCTGATGCTTGTCGCAGGGGCGACGGGGCCGGATGAAGCGCGCCATTTGCGCCAGCTCGCGCCGGATGCGTTGTTCCTCGTGCCCGGTTATGGCGCGCAAGGCGGTGGGGCGGCAGACGCGCTGGCCGGTTTCAGGCGGGCGGGCAACCGGCTTGAAGGCGGCGTGGTGAATGCCTCGCGCTCGGTGACCTTCCCGGAGGGGGCCGATTCCGCGGCAAGCCGGACGGAATGGGCTGCAATTATTGAAGCAGCCATCGACGAAGCCCAGGCGGACCTGTCGAAGCATGCTGGCAGGACTTCTGCGATTCCAGCCTGA
- a CDS encoding PQQ-dependent dehydrogenase, methanol/ethanol family has protein sequence MAALSRIFLAGSALALLAACGPKETASAPAPEEKAFAAVDTARIETASAGAEWLTYGGTYDEQRHSSLDAVNKDNVDQLGVAWTFDLATNRGVEVTPIVVDGVMFVTSAWSVVYALDAKTGEMLWEHDPDVDRAVGVNACCDVVNRGVAVYDGKVYVGIIDGRLQALDAKTGDLVWETVTVDQSKPYTITGAPRVVNGKVLIGNGGAELGVRGYLSAYDADTGDKIWRFYTVPNPQKQPDGEVSDAAFEQIGNATWGDDGAWVTDGGGGTVWDSIVYDDVNDQIIFGVGNGSPWNRTFRDPSGGDNLFLSSIVAVDANTGAYKWHFQTTPGDNWDYTATQTIILADLPLGEGGAPRRVAMQAPKNGFFYVIDAATGEFISGDAFVPLNWATGLDENGRPIEVPEARYGKVPYNQLPGPLGAHNWHPMAFDPDLNLAYIPAQEIPQAYAEDPLFFTKETKWNTGADFSAGVPAVATPEIAKFLRSTLKGRLIAWDPVAREPRWTVEHGNAWNGGVLSTAGGLVFQGKLNGDFVAYDAATGDKLWSQNVKSGAGAGPGTYMIDGEQYVTIATGWGSAFALSAGFAYDEKVPSTVGKIVTFKLGGTGEIPDVELQPIDRTPKAEPFGTEAQLAEGVVDFARNCAVCHGPLAVSSGVLPDLRWSAISADPEAWNGVVLQGHRSANGMVSFAEYLDEDDVEAIRAYVLAQAHAAVAAEEGGTE, from the coding sequence ATGGCCGCTTTGAGCCGAATTTTTCTGGCAGGATCTGCGCTGGCATTGCTGGCTGCATGTGGTCCGAAGGAAACCGCATCTGCACCCGCACCGGAAGAAAAAGCCTTTGCTGCCGTCGACACCGCAAGGATCGAAACGGCCTCGGCAGGCGCCGAATGGCTGACTTATGGCGGCACATATGACGAGCAGCGCCACTCGTCTCTGGATGCGGTGAACAAGGATAATGTCGATCAGTTGGGCGTTGCCTGGACGTTTGACCTTGCCACCAATCGCGGTGTTGAGGTCACGCCCATCGTCGTCGATGGCGTGATGTTCGTGACGTCCGCCTGGTCGGTCGTTTATGCGCTGGACGCCAAGACGGGCGAAATGCTCTGGGAGCACGATCCGGACGTTGATCGTGCCGTGGGGGTGAACGCCTGCTGCGATGTCGTGAACCGCGGTGTCGCCGTCTATGACGGCAAGGTCTATGTCGGCATCATTGATGGCCGCCTTCAGGCGCTGGACGCCAAGACCGGTGACCTCGTCTGGGAGACGGTGACGGTCGACCAGTCCAAGCCCTACACGATTACCGGCGCGCCGCGCGTCGTGAACGGCAAGGTGCTGATCGGCAATGGCGGCGCCGAACTCGGTGTGCGCGGTTACCTCTCGGCCTATGACGCGGACACCGGGGACAAGATCTGGCGCTTCTACACGGTGCCAAACCCGCAGAAGCAGCCGGATGGCGAAGTCTCTGATGCGGCCTTCGAACAGATCGGCAATGCGACCTGGGGCGACGACGGCGCATGGGTTACCGATGGCGGTGGCGGCACGGTCTGGGATTCCATCGTTTATGACGACGTGAACGACCAGATCATCTTCGGCGTCGGCAACGGGTCTCCCTGGAACCGGACGTTCCGCGACCCGTCGGGCGGGGACAATCTGTTCCTGTCATCCATTGTGGCCGTCGATGCAAATACCGGTGCGTACAAGTGGCACTTCCAGACGACGCCTGGCGATAACTGGGACTACACTGCCACGCAGACGATCATCCTCGCGGACCTGCCGCTTGGAGAGGGCGGGGCCCCGCGGCGGGTGGCCATGCAGGCGCCTAAGAACGGCTTCTTCTATGTGATCGATGCGGCCACCGGCGAGTTCATCTCAGGCGATGCGTTCGTGCCCCTCAACTGGGCCACTGGTCTCGATGAAAACGGCCGGCCCATCGAAGTGCCCGAAGCCCGCTACGGCAAGGTGCCGTACAATCAGCTTCCCGGCCCGCTCGGGGCGCACAACTGGCACCCGATGGCCTTCGATCCGGATCTGAACCTCGCCTATATCCCGGCGCAGGAAATTCCGCAGGCCTATGCTGAAGACCCGCTCTTTTTCACCAAGGAGACCAAGTGGAATACGGGCGCCGACTTTTCCGCCGGTGTGCCGGCAGTCGCGACGCCCGAGATAGCGAAGTTCCTGCGATCCACCCTCAAGGGGCGCCTGATTGCCTGGGACCCGGTGGCGCGTGAACCGCGCTGGACGGTGGAGCATGGCAACGCCTGGAATGGCGGCGTGCTGTCCACGGCCGGCGGGCTTGTCTTCCAGGGCAAGCTGAACGGCGATTTTGTTGCCTATGATGCGGCCACGGGTGACAAACTCTGGAGCCAGAACGTCAAGTCAGGGGCCGGTGCAGGCCCCGGGACCTACATGATCGATGGCGAGCAGTATGTGACCATCGCGACCGGCTGGGGCAGTGCGTTCGCCCTGTCGGCAGGGTTTGCCTATGACGAAAAGGTGCCGTCCACAGTCGGCAAGATCGTGACGTTCAAACTGGGTGGCACTGGGGAAATTCCGGATGTGGAGCTGCAGCCCATCGACCGCACACCGAAGGCAGAACCGTTCGGCACCGAAGCGCAGCTTGCCGAAGGCGTCGTCGATTTTGCCCGCAACTGCGCTGTGTGCCACGGACCGCTCGCAGTCAGCTCGGGCGTGCTGCCAGACCTGCGCTGGTCTGCAATCTCGGCAGATCCGGAAGCCTGGAACGGCGTGGTTCTGCAAGGGCACCGTTCTGCCAATGGCATGGTGTCTTTCGCGGAATATCTGGACGAGGACGATGTCGAGGCGATCCGCGCCTACGTGCTGGCACAGGCTCATGCCGCTGTGGCAGCGGAAGAAGGTGGAACGGAATAA